A single region of the Thioalkalivibrio nitratireducens DSM 14787 genome encodes:
- a CDS encoding c-type cytochrome, with translation MKPLLMSIVTGVILTAGMTAAQAADVEAGQAKYMACQGCHGPQGQGQAMFPPVAGKDAEYLADVMKKYRAGEQVGPNSMMMMPHMVNLSDEDIANLAAYMASL, from the coding sequence ATGAAGCCACTACTGATGAGCATCGTGACCGGAGTGATCCTGACGGCTGGCATGACCGCGGCACAGGCCGCCGACGTGGAGGCCGGCCAGGCGAAGTACATGGCCTGTCAGGGGTGCCATGGTCCCCAAGGGCAGGGCCAGGCGATGTTTCCGCCGGTCGCCGGCAAGGATGCCGAGTACCTGGCAGACGTGATGAAGAAGTACCGCGCCGGGGAACAGGTGGGTCCGAACAGCATGATGATGATGCCCCACATGGTGAACCTGAGCGACGAGGACATTGCCAATCTCGCGGCCTATATGGCGTCGCTGTAA
- a CDS encoding rhodanese-like domain-containing protein, producing MIQQRKPGLATLIALAALTTAAASADDFDTLEVGITPELDFFAVQHQGETVWVQRNQNTGNTVDPEYALTSRPCPPLCIQPMQLAPGVETLGELEFIAYLERVGRDPDVLVIDSRTADEFAAGAIPGAVNVPWNDLVGTAGAVDFVVEVRMEEFGVRRSADGWDFSDARTLVLYCNGPWCGQTPSNIRALLDLGYPPERLKWYRGGMQAWHNLGFTVVD from the coding sequence ATGATACAGCAGCGAAAACCCGGTCTGGCGACCCTGATCGCACTGGCCGCACTGACGACCGCCGCGGCGAGCGCGGACGACTTCGATACCCTGGAGGTGGGGATCACCCCGGAACTGGACTTCTTTGCGGTCCAGCACCAGGGTGAGACGGTCTGGGTGCAGCGCAACCAGAATACCGGCAACACCGTCGATCCCGAATATGCGCTGACTTCGCGACCCTGCCCGCCGTTGTGCATACAACCGATGCAGCTTGCGCCTGGGGTCGAAACCCTGGGTGAGCTCGAGTTCATCGCGTATCTGGAACGCGTCGGACGCGATCCGGATGTGCTGGTCATCGATTCCCGCACCGCCGACGAGTTTGCGGCCGGCGCCATTCCCGGTGCCGTGAACGTCCCGTGGAACGACCTGGTCGGTACCGCGGGTGCGGTCGATTTCGTCGTCGAGGTGCGCATGGAGGAGTTCGGCGTACGGCGCAGCGCAGATGGCTGGGACTTCTCCGATGCCAGAACGCTGGTGCTCTACTGCAACGGGCCGTGGTGTGGCCAGACCCCGTCGAACATCCGGGCGCTGCTGGATCTCGGCTACCCGCCCGAACGGCTGAAATGGTATCGCGGCGGAATGCAGGCCTGGCACAACCTGGGCTTCACCGTGGTGGACTGA
- a CDS encoding multiheme c-type cytochrome, whose translation MGILLTGGLLSATPAHAVEEGVTFPFYPSFLQLEDGKTTSLEDWSDPMVCGGCHPRQYEGWKSSMHANAFIDPVFQAEWAKGYQDTDGEVLNLCGGCHTPIGVMTGTVKYDPDVGKYGGFTAPGVAAMGVSCDVCHSVTDTNARHTTTGNPGNASLVLAPGDVKRATLKDAVSPFHATEYSELHGRAELCANCHNIFHPNNNFPIEHTYDEWRMSAYAQNDIQCQDCHMVPVETAIRVADTMTRPHDLPDHGLEGMAGVGAAGPRELVHDHGFVGGNTVIAGVLGVPGAEDNRAEAIKRLQNVADLDIEIIPGMQGANLLRVKVSNARAGHHLPTSLTFIRQVWLEVEVRDDQGRLLLSSGALEDNRVPEDAVMFTNKSVDQDGNLTVDPWRIAGFVHMNTIPPKGYRYGTYSFRLPEDASSFTVDAKLNYQSYHQDLADDLLGEGAIEVPVVTMRELTRRYNAADLERADAGRDSAVAHR comes from the coding sequence ATGGGGATACTGCTGACCGGGGGGCTCCTGTCAGCAACCCCGGCACACGCGGTCGAGGAGGGGGTGACGTTCCCCTTCTACCCGAGCTTCCTGCAACTCGAGGACGGTAAGACCACCTCGCTGGAAGACTGGTCCGACCCGATGGTCTGCGGGGGCTGCCATCCGCGGCAGTACGAGGGGTGGAAGAGTTCGATGCATGCGAACGCCTTCATCGACCCGGTGTTCCAGGCCGAATGGGCCAAGGGCTACCAGGACACGGACGGGGAGGTGCTGAACCTCTGCGGCGGCTGCCATACGCCGATCGGCGTGATGACCGGCACCGTGAAGTACGATCCGGATGTTGGCAAGTACGGTGGCTTCACGGCACCCGGCGTGGCGGCGATGGGGGTGTCGTGTGACGTTTGCCACAGCGTGACGGACACCAACGCCCGGCACACGACGACCGGCAACCCGGGCAACGCGTCGCTGGTACTGGCCCCCGGCGATGTCAAGCGGGCGACGCTGAAGGACGCGGTTTCGCCGTTCCATGCCACCGAGTACTCGGAACTTCACGGCCGGGCCGAGCTGTGCGCCAACTGCCACAACATCTTCCACCCCAACAACAACTTCCCAATCGAGCACACCTACGACGAGTGGAGGATGTCGGCCTACGCGCAAAACGACATCCAGTGTCAGGACTGCCACATGGTTCCGGTCGAGACGGCGATCCGTGTCGCCGACACGATGACCCGGCCGCACGATCTTCCCGATCACGGTCTAGAGGGAATGGCCGGCGTGGGTGCTGCCGGTCCGCGGGAACTGGTGCACGATCACGGCTTCGTTGGCGGCAACACCGTGATCGCCGGGGTGCTGGGTGTTCCCGGTGCCGAGGATAACCGGGCCGAAGCGATCAAGCGCCTGCAGAATGTCGCCGATCTCGATATCGAGATCATCCCGGGCATGCAGGGTGCCAACCTGCTGCGTGTGAAGGTCAGCAATGCCCGGGCCGGGCATCATCTGCCGACCAGCCTGACCTTCATCCGCCAGGTCTGGCTCGAAGTCGAGGTCCGGGACGACCAGGGCCGGTTGCTGCTGTCGTCCGGGGCACTGGAAGACAACCGCGTGCCCGAGGATGCGGTGATGTTCACCAACAAGTCGGTCGACCAGGACGGCAACCTGACCGTCGACCCGTGGCGGATCGCCGGCTTCGTGCACATGAACACGATCCCGCCCAAGGGGTATCGCTACGGCACCTACTCGTTCCGGCTGCCCGAGGATGCTTCGAGCTTCACCGTCGATGCCAAGCTCAATTACCAGTCCTATCACCAGGATCTGGCGGACGATCTGCTCGGCGAAGGGGCCATCGAGGTCCCGGTGGTGACGATGCGCGAACTGACTCGCCGCTACAACGCCGCCGACCTGGAGCGGGCCGACGCCGGCCGGGATTCCGCGGTCGCCCACCGCTGA
- a CDS encoding NAD(P)/FAD-dependent oxidoreductase produces the protein MTDLTRRSFLKAAGIGGMTLAAGWTAAARSSEKAHVVVVGGGSGGATAAKYVKRFAPEMQVTLIEPKATYHTCYGSNWVLGGHATMDDIEQTYGALKERHGVNVVQDTVTEVDPERRTVTTAGGATMNYDRLIMSPGIDFRYGAVPGITEADAERVPHAWKAGEQTVLLRRQLEAMPDGGVFVIVAPGNPFRCPPGPYERASMAAHYFKQAKPRSKILILDNKENFSKQGLFMAGWDEHYGDMIEWLPSSEGGQVEEIDVATLTAYSDGGFGEFKADVLNYIPPQQAGVIAQRSGLTGDGLWCPVDGKTFESTIHAGIYVIGDSCVAGAMPKSGHSANNQGKVAAVAVIRDLAGLEPETASTANTCYSLITPDHAISVAGVYAYQDGDIVSVEGAGGVSPAHAPAPIRRMEAIYTKGWYTGIVGDIWG, from the coding sequence ATGACGGATCTGACTCGTCGCAGTTTCTTGAAGGCCGCCGGCATCGGCGGCATGACACTGGCGGCCGGGTGGACGGCCGCCGCCCGCTCGTCGGAAAAGGCACATGTCGTGGTCGTGGGTGGCGGTTCGGGCGGCGCCACCGCAGCCAAGTACGTAAAACGTTTCGCGCCCGAAATGCAGGTGACGCTGATCGAACCGAAAGCCACCTATCACACCTGCTATGGCAGCAACTGGGTGCTCGGCGGCCATGCCACGATGGACGACATCGAGCAGACCTACGGCGCGCTGAAGGAGCGCCACGGCGTGAACGTGGTGCAGGACACGGTGACCGAAGTCGACCCCGAGCGCCGGACCGTGACGACCGCGGGCGGCGCGACGATGAACTACGACCGCCTGATCATGTCGCCGGGAATCGACTTCCGATACGGCGCGGTGCCGGGCATTACCGAGGCCGATGCGGAGCGGGTTCCACATGCCTGGAAGGCCGGCGAGCAGACGGTGCTGCTGCGCCGTCAGCTCGAGGCGATGCCCGACGGCGGCGTGTTCGTGATCGTGGCGCCCGGCAACCCGTTCCGCTGCCCGCCGGGGCCGTACGAGCGGGCGTCGATGGCCGCACACTATTTCAAGCAGGCGAAGCCGCGCTCGAAGATCCTCATCCTCGACAACAAGGAGAACTTCTCCAAGCAGGGGCTGTTCATGGCCGGCTGGGACGAGCACTACGGCGACATGATCGAGTGGCTGCCAAGCTCCGAGGGTGGCCAGGTCGAGGAAATCGACGTGGCCACCCTGACCGCGTACTCCGACGGCGGATTCGGCGAGTTCAAGGCCGACGTGCTGAACTACATCCCGCCCCAGCAGGCAGGCGTGATTGCACAGCGTTCGGGCCTGACCGGCGACGGCTTGTGGTGCCCGGTCGATGGCAAGACCTTCGAGTCGACCATTCATGCCGGCATCTACGTGATCGGCGATTCCTGCGTGGCCGGGGCGATGCCCAAATCGGGGCATTCGGCCAACAACCAGGGCAAGGTCGCCGCCGTTGCGGTGATCCGTGACCTTGCCGGGCTCGAGCCCGAGACGGCGTCGACCGCGAACACCTGCTATAGCCTGATCACGCCCGATCATGCGATCAGCGTGGCGGGCGTCTACGCTTACCAGGACGGGGACATCGTCTCGGTCGAAGGGGCAGGGGGCGTCAGTCCCGCGCACGCACCGGCACCGATTCGGAGGATGGAAGCCATCTACACCAAGGGCTGGTACACCGGCATCGTGGGCGACATCTGGGGCTGA
- a CDS encoding c-type cytochrome, with amino-acid sequence MMKPVFRIAAGGAMVLACGLVGSQAMADAGREAMITSSCFSCHSIDATGNMPNLVGYPRDLMISQMQMFSNGSRPSTIMDRIARGYSEADYVVMADYFATIEQ; translated from the coding sequence ATGATGAAACCCGTGTTTCGAATCGCAGCAGGGGGCGCGATGGTGCTGGCTTGCGGCCTCGTAGGGTCGCAGGCGATGGCCGACGCCGGTCGCGAGGCGATGATCACCAGTTCGTGCTTCAGCTGTCACAGCATCGACGCGACGGGCAACATGCCGAATCTTGTGGGTTACCCGCGCGACCTGATGATTTCCCAGATGCAGATGTTCAGCAACGGGTCGCGTCCTTCCACCATCATGGACCGGATCGCAAGGGGGTACAGCGAGGCGGACTACGTCGTGATGGCCGACTACTTTGCGACCATCGAACAATAA
- a CDS encoding sigma-54 interaction domain-containing protein produces MGKTHKDDHALLQSLVEAHPEPFALIDEHFTIVACNKKYADAYTDLTPDDIVGMKCHEVSHKSTDRCDLNGEECPLERVFESRHPVQVVHQHFDRNRAPYYVNVHGSPIRAQSGGVRYFGEAMAPISRVDDLDFDDERLIGCCPSFVNMLDNLSLVAQTDLPVLIHGETGTGKELAALFLHRKSRRADREFVTIDCTTLSDAMFVAELFGHEAGAFTGAAATRKGLVEVADGGTLFLDEFGEISPEIQTKLLRVLDRGTFRRLGSNRERKANFRLICATNRNLAQRVEAGAFRADLFYRVNSMQITLPALRHRKEDIPQLVDFFLRKLMPANLAPLISDAALEALLRYDFPGNVRELKNTLERAVVVARGGTLEPQHLPAELRHPQPSAKCDDGADCGYHDACADDPGIIRAALARFGGNRRKTAAFLKVSERTLYRRLKALGLT; encoded by the coding sequence ATGGGCAAGACACACAAAGACGACCATGCATTGTTGCAAAGCCTGGTGGAGGCGCACCCGGAGCCCTTTGCACTGATCGACGAACATTTCACGATCGTCGCGTGCAACAAAAAGTACGCGGACGCCTACACCGACCTGACTCCCGACGATATCGTCGGAATGAAATGCCACGAGGTCTCGCACAAGAGCACCGACCGCTGTGACCTGAACGGGGAGGAGTGCCCGCTGGAGCGGGTGTTCGAATCCCGCCATCCGGTGCAGGTCGTGCACCAGCATTTCGATCGGAATCGGGCCCCGTACTACGTGAACGTGCATGGAAGCCCGATTCGGGCGCAGAGCGGGGGCGTGCGCTACTTTGGCGAGGCCATGGCTCCGATCAGCCGGGTGGACGATCTGGACTTCGACGACGAGCGGCTGATCGGCTGCTGCCCGTCGTTCGTAAACATGCTCGACAACCTGAGCCTGGTCGCGCAGACCGATCTCCCGGTGCTGATTCACGGCGAGACCGGGACCGGCAAGGAACTGGCGGCGCTGTTTCTGCATCGCAAGTCCCGGCGGGCCGACCGGGAGTTCGTGACCATCGATTGCACCACCCTGTCCGACGCGATGTTCGTCGCGGAACTGTTCGGGCACGAGGCCGGTGCGTTTACCGGTGCGGCGGCGACACGCAAGGGGCTGGTCGAGGTCGCGGACGGCGGCACGCTGTTCCTGGACGAGTTCGGCGAAATCTCCCCCGAGATCCAGACGAAGCTGCTGCGGGTACTCGACCGGGGAACCTTCCGGCGGCTGGGCAGCAACCGCGAGCGCAAGGCCAATTTCCGGCTGATCTGCGCGACCAACCGCAATCTCGCGCAGCGCGTGGAGGCCGGCGCATTCCGGGCCGACCTGTTTTACCGGGTCAACAGCATGCAGATCACGCTGCCCGCGCTGCGCCACCGGAAGGAGGACATCCCGCAGCTCGTCGATTTCTTCCTGCGCAAACTGATGCCGGCGAACCTCGCCCCGCTGATCAGCGACGCGGCGCTGGAGGCTCTGCTGCGCTACGACTTCCCGGGCAATGTCCGCGAGCTGAAGAACACCCTGGAACGTGCGGTCGTGGTCGCGCGTGGCGGCACGCTGGAGCCGCAGCATCTGCCCGCCGAGTTGCGGCACCCACAGCCTTCGGCAAAGTGCGACGACGGCGCGGACTGCGGCTACCACGATGCCTGCGCCGACGATCCGGGAATCATTCGCGCCGCCCTGGCGCGCTTCGGCGGCAACCGCCGCAAGACGGCCGCCTTTCTGAAAGTCAGCGAGCGCACGCTCTACCGGCGGCTGAAGGCTCTCGGCCTGACCTGA